The DNA sequence GGATGCCAAGCCGGGGAGGTCCGCGATGACTACAGCCCGCTTTCCTCGTGGCGGGACTGCGAGTTGCGTGCTGCCCAGCATCGCCGCGTTGGCGTCGCGCGCCACGACGTTTACCGCAGCCGCGACGCCCGAGGGATTCACCACCGCCAGAGTGGTGACCAGGGACCGGTTGTCGAATGGAAAGGAGGCCGATTGGTTTCCCGCCGGGACTAGGGGAACGACCGCTTCCTGGTCCTGCGCCCCTGGAGCGGACTGCCTGAACACCGCATATCCGGTGATGCCCTCGGCGAGAGTCAGGGAGATCCAGCCCTGCTGCAGCGGCCCGACGTTCGGGAACTCGAAAGCGGCCGCAGCTCCCGAGGCCAGGGACACGGAGGTGTTGGCGGCGGCTCCTCCATTCAACGGTGCCGTGAGGGCGTTGCCCTGGTCGTCGTAGAATGACAGGATTGCGACTCCGGTGAGCGTGCCGGTGTTGGAGAGGTATACGGTGGTCGACCATCCTCCGCCGAACGCGAGTTGCGGCAGGATGTAGGATGTCGCCGCCTGGGCGAGCCCGTTGGCCGCGAGGAGTGCGAGCACGACAAAGACGGCGGAAGTCAGCAATCGATTTCGCATCAAAAACTCCTCCGCTTCTATCGGACTGCCGGTAAATTATCTTTAATTGCGTGGGATTGTGGGACGATCGTGGATGGGTGATTGGGTTTCGGTGACTGCTGTTGTGAGGCGGCTCGCGGCCGCCGGCCCAGTCGGGCCCACGATATTAAGTGCACCAAAATAGCAACTTACAGGCGAACATGCTCCCCTATTCAACAGAGCGGCTCATCCGCTAAGTACCCCACCTACTTCCTCGACGTGGCACAGGTGGCTCCGAATCAGTGGAACCCCGCCACTGGCTGATCCACTCGCGCAGGACCAACCACCGTCGATGGTGCTGGTTTGCGGAATCGCCAGTGCCTCCGGGCCGCGCCGTTTCCATCACGCAGCCCTGTAATGCGCGGATAGGGGCTACCAGGAGCCGCTATAGCCTCTCCCCGCGTTGTCTGAGCAACTCTGAGTCGCCGCCGGAGATGATCCCACTCCACGTCGCGCTCCCTGGCCGTCCACAAACATGCTCCGGCCAGTCACAAGCGGGCGTTCGGCGTGAAGCCTCCCTTGGGCGCCCACAGCTGGATGGACTTCTGCGGTGTCCACGGCATCCAAATCTGCCGGTCCCCTCCAGGGAGGAGCTGCCGCGCGACTGGCAAGGCTCTGTCAGGGAATCTCCTGGCGTCCGCTCTGGGCGTGATGATCTCCATCGGCACCCCTCGGCCTGTGATGACCGGTATCGATTCGTTGCTCGCCAATACCAACCGGCGCAGGGCCTTGATGGTGTTCCAGTCGAGGCGGATGGCCAGTCGCCGCCGCAACTGGACGCGGAGGCACCGATCGGGCGTCATGTCCGTCACGGCAGGGTTGCGGTTCCGCTCCTGCATGAGCGCACGGCAGTGCAGGATACAAGACTCAAGCAACTCCTCGCTAAACCACCAGTCGCCGATATAAGCCGTGTTCCTTCTCAGGTCGTCGGGCTCCGGACCTTTCTGCCTTGACGACATCGCTCGATAGAGCCTGACGGGGCCATGGATGATCTCCGCGCGAAGCGTGTCGTCTTCCGCCAAGCAGCCCAGTTGCTTCACCTGGCTCACGATCAGTTGAGCGAATGTCTGGCAGGTGCCCTCGTAGGACGGCGGGAATGGGGGCGGCGTGTGTTTCAGGTATTGAGTGAAGGGCGGCGGCAGCCCGCCTTTCCGGAGCATGCTCGTGTAGCTGGGTGTCCGCAGCAGGCAGTCGAACACATTGTGAGAGAGGATATGTGCAAGTTGCTGGCTGACGTCGTTCCACATTTCGAAGCCTCAATTCTTCGTGCTTTGGCAATTCGCAACGCCTGACCTCGACATCCTGGCCCACAGCCACTGGACACGAGTAGAAATCATTAGCGCATAGATCCCATCACGCCGCAAAGGGGGCGGGCAGCCGGCACGGTTCGTGTGCGCTGATATTGAGACGCGGGACATCGAGGACAAGCAGTTGCCAAGGGCGACAACAGGTTGAGGCACCTCTTGCGCTTTGGGCGATTTCACTGCGAGTGTAGTTTTCAACGAATGCTGAAAACGCCAATTTCAGTGAAAGTAGCAGAGACGGAGCAAGACGTAGCGCGCCCGCTTGCTGAAGTGCTGCGCGGTGCTCCGTCCCTGTCCTCGTTACGCATCGAATCACTTGGCGGACCTCATGACGAGGTCGATTCCGTCATCTCCCTTCGACCCAAGAGCGGTATGCACCGCCTCCTCTGCGAGGTGAAGTTGAACGGACAGCCCAGGATCGTTCGCGATGCTTGGCGAGGCATGTGTGGTTTCGTCGCATCTGGCAACAGGGGCCATCCTGGCCCACCGCCGCTTCGCCAGCCGCCATCAGGATGCCTCAGAATAGAACAGCTGGCAACGAATTGTCAGCGAATGGAAAACCGTCCCCAAAGGCCGAGTCTCAGTAATGGGGGGCACCCACGGACCCGCCCCAGTGGCGTTTTGCACGTGCTGATTTCGTTCTCTTTTGTACTTTTTGTGGGATATGGCGCAAGATCACGCCTGCGATGCGGGATCGCGGGACGGTGACTCCTTGAGGATGGTGGTGGGCCCGTCAATCTCGGTGTTGAATCGGGTTGGATTGTCGGGGTTCCTGGATGATTGCACCCCACTGGGGACTTTGTTTTGGCGAATCGCCGTGGGACGGGTCAGGCTGAGGAGCTTCCTCGCCGAGATTGGTGGACCTGCTTTTCCCAAGACGCGTCACCGTGGTGCAGGGAGTTTCGTGCTGACAAGGGCCCAGGCCACCCAAAGAGCAAATACCAGTATGGCGGCATTTTGGAACAAGAATCGGGGGACTGCTTTCGAGAGACCAAAAGCAGTAATTATAAGTGCACCAATCATCAAAATATCTAGTGTTTTTGCTGCTTCGTAAATGCGCCCACGAGAAACAGGCTCAGAAATCAACATCCCAATATTTATGCGATCGGCATTGTAAACTGTTACTGGTAGCCCGAAAAGCCAGCAGTACGTTGCAGAAGTTAAGATAATCACGAGATCGACGGCACTTCGCATGTACGCCGCATACAAACAAACGGCGAGGATCTTGCAATAGCTAGCACGCGCTATGGCCCCCCATATCAAGAGGTGGATAGCAAGCGCCGCGAAGGCCACGGCCACTACCAACAGCGCCGTCTTAGCAGCGGCACCCAGCAAGATGAAAATCTGCAGCTTCTCTGTGCCAATCTGCGACGCTCGCGAGTCCAGTTGTCTCGCGGTGTCCGTAATAGGTCCCCACCCCACAAGACCAACAATGAGACTCGAAACGAGAAAAGAAGAAACAACGAACGCGATCAGCGGCAGGATCCATGCGTTTTCGCGCAGATCAGAAAAGACTTTAGCTGTTTTGTAAAATACACGAATTAACGACATGGTTTTTATTTTCTTTCGGTGCGGTTGCCGCGGGTTTCTGTACTTCATTGATCATGGCATACCGTGTCTCGTCGCACTGCGGCATTCAGTCAGGAGCGTCGAGCTGGTGATACGTAACGCCTGACGTGCGGCAGCCTAACCCGCCCCACCGCGAATCACCAAAATCAGGTCACCGAGCGGGGGTAATCACCCAGGAGCGCGGTCAATTTGGCCTGCGCCTCTTTCTTTTCCCACACGCCGCCACCCACCGGGCCAGAAGGGCAGTGCCAGGCCGACCGGAAGGCTCAACGCTGCGCCATATCCCACAAAAAGTACTAAATAGTCTGCAATCAGCAGGCGGAAAGCCCCGTTGAGACGGGCGCGACTGTACCCCACTTTCTCGCTACGGCACGAGCGGTTCTCAGAAGTGCTCCCCTACCGGTCATCGCCATGCGAACCGCGCGAAACTACGCTGCGGAAGTCCAACGCCGATGTTCCTAGAGGAAGCCCTCAGCTGCGGAAGCCCACTCACTCCGCCCCACTTCTCCCCTAATATCAGCATTAACAGCCATTCATTCACAGGAGCCTCTTGCAAAACTCGACGCTGAAACCAAAGGAATTAGGGCTCGGGAAATTGGGGAAAGGGGTCTGGCCGCGGTAAACTGTTGTCGCCAAACTAACGATCGACCGCCAACAAACCCCTTATGGATCTTACCCCTCGCCAAGTCCTGCTGCAATTTGGACATGTCACCCAGCAGACCTTGTTTCCCGTTCTCGAAGAAGAACTCGGCCCCCTCTGCCCACAATTGAAACTGCTGATTGCCGTGGCCGCCCTGATCCCGCTGGAACAACTCTTGTGTGCGCGCCGCGCCCACACCGGCCGCCGGCCCAAGGACCGCGCCGCCATGGCTCTGGCCTTCATCGCCAAAGCGGTGCTCAACCTGCCTCACACGCGAGATCTCATCCAGCGCCTTCGAGTGGACCGGGCACTCCGCGAAATCTGCGGCTGGATGAGCCCGCAGGCCCTGCCGCATGAGTCAAAGTTCTCGCGCGCCTTCGCCCTGTTTGCGGCCACCCAGTTGCCACAGCAACTGCACCAGGCCGTCGTGGAGGCCACACAGGGGCAGCGGTTGATCGGTCACATTGCGCGTGACTCAACCGCCATTCCGGCTCGTGAGCGGTTCCCCGAAACGCAGGCCCAGAAGGCTCGGAAGAAGGAGGCCAAGGAGGAGGAGGAGAAGCGGCAGAAGACGAAACAGCAGAAGAAGACGAGCAAGACAAAGCCAGCCCGGCCCAAGCGAGCAAAGGGGGCTCACGCACGGGCCAAGGCGAGTGAGCGCGGCACACGGATCCAGCGGCAAAGACACCAGTCGCTTGGTGATATGTTGACTGGAATCCCGACGGAATGCGGTATTGGCGCGAAGAAAGACAGTCACGGCAATGAGCGCTATTGGACCGGGTACAAGTTGCATCTGGATGTCGCCGACGGGCAAGTGCCAATCTCTGCGATTCTCACCAGTGCTAGTGTGCATGATTCCCAGCTAGCGATCCCGCTGATGACGATGACGTCGGAGCGAGTGACGCATCTGTACGAGTTGATGGATTCAGCCTACGATGCCGACGCCATCCACGAGCACGTACGGCAGAACGGGCGGGTGCCAATCATCGCGCCGCATGGGCGGCGCGGGACAAAGAAGCCGTCGAAGATGCCGAAGGTGTTCCCGGACAAACCTACGCCGGAACTATGTTGGGCGAAGAAGGACCGATTCAAAGAGCGGACGATGGTGGAGCGGGTGAACGCGAGGTTGAAGGATGAATTCGGGGCGAGCCAGATCCGGGTGAGAGGGGCTGTGAAGGTGATGGCGCACCTGATGTTTGGGGTATTGGCACTGACGGTGGATCAGTGGATGAGGCTGTCCGGCTAACAGATCCGAAACTCCGCAAAAGAAGAAGGCAAAAACGAGAGGCTGCTGGGGGCGGTCAGCCGGAGGCATGGGGCAAGAGCGCGCGGGAAGGGGCCGAGATGGCGTCGGCGAGGTAGGATTGGACGAAAACTTCCGTCATCACAATCCGGTCAAGAAAGTCAAGGCGATTTCGGCTGAGTTCTGCAAGAGGGTCACAGCCGTTTCAACTATTTATTTCCTTTCTTTTCAACACCCGCCTCCCGAAAACAGCCCGTTCCCCTTGACCCCACCCGCTACAGTGGAATCGCGCCGGCTTCCATGCCGGTCATTTTCATTTATAGGGAGACTTACATCATGGCGACCGCAGCTCAGGTCCACGCGAACCGGGCCAACGCACAGCGTTCCACCGGACCCACCTCATCCGAGGGCAAGGCGAAATCCGCCCAGAACGCCCGCAATCACGGCTTCTCCGCCCGTACCCTCAACATCTCCGACGAGGACCGCGCCGAGTTCGAAGCCCTCCAAGGCGCCCTGCGCCTCAAGACCCGGCCCGCGGACTGCCTTGAGGAGGAGATCTTTCACCGCATCCTCACCCACACCTGGAACCTCCGCCGCATCGAAACCTTCGAGTGCCTCATCCTCGCCGAAACGGACCCATTGGCCGAAACCGACCCCCACGCCGCCAAACTCGAACGCTACGCCCGCTACCGCCGCGATCTCGAACGCGGCCTCTATCGCGCCATCAAGGAACTCAGCAAGCTCCAAACGGAACGCGCAGCCCTCGAACAACAGCACCTCGACGTGGTCGAAGCCATCCGGGAACATGTCCCCTTGGCCGAAATCACGCGCCTGACGAAAAACACCGAGGAACTTTTCTTCTACGAAGGCTATGGCCGCCCGCGCAAAGCGCTCGAACACCTGACCACCGGAATCGATTCCGACCACGAAGACAACCAGGACCCCATCGCCGGTCTCC is a window from the uncultured Paludibaculum sp. genome containing:
- a CDS encoding transposase: MDLTPRQVLLQFGHVTQQTLFPVLEEELGPLCPQLKLLIAVAALIPLEQLLCARRAHTGRRPKDRAAMALAFIAKAVLNLPHTRDLIQRLRVDRALREICGWMSPQALPHESKFSRAFALFAATQLPQQLHQAVVEATQGQRLIGHIARDSTAIPARERFPETQAQKARKKEAKEEEEKRQKTKQQKKTSKTKPARPKRAKGAHARAKASERGTRIQRQRHQSLGDMLTGIPTECGIGAKKDSHGNERYWTGYKLHLDVADGQVPISAILTSASVHDSQLAIPLMTMTSERVTHLYELMDSAYDADAIHEHVRQNGRVPIIAPHGRRGTKKPSKMPKVFPDKPTPELCWAKKDRFKERTMVERVNARLKDEFGASQIRVRGAVKVMAHLMFGVLALTVDQWMRLSG